The Tursiops truncatus isolate mTurTru1 chromosome X, mTurTru1.mat.Y, whole genome shotgun sequence DNA segment ATCAGTCTACAAATACTAAGAGAATAACACAAAACAGGTCAAAGAAAAGCTATCGAGATGTAAATCCATGTATTCTAGAATTTCGTATTTGGTCAGGGCACTCAAATTAAGGAGGAATGAATGGATATCCATTATATATAATGAATACGCAGTAGGGTGCTTAAGAACATGGGTTACTGTATGGGTTCAAATCTAGGCTCtatcatttattagctgtgtgatcttgggtacatttgcttaacttctctaagccttagtttcttcatctgtaacatgggactGATATTAGTATCAATCGCACAGGGCTGTTGTGTGGATTTAGTGAGATGATCTCAGTAAAGTACTCAGAGCAGATTGAGAGGCATAATCCCCACTAataccaattattattattattattgctattattagtATTACTACTAACAATAAGCAatataattttttcctgtttAGATATGTGTGCTAGAATTTCCAATTTCTGAGGATGGAGTAGCAATGGTTAGTTCAAAATGACACACTCAACTACATAGTTCTGCCCAGGAAGTGCTTCATCTTGGACAGTGgccatgaatatttatttatcttttgaagTAAGCAAACAGGCACAACTGGTATGAAAAGACTTTGTTCTCAAAGCAAGCGGAAATTCTGATTCCTTCaatcttttccttctgtgtcagTGCTTACCTAGGCTCTACCTCTCCAGTTACAGAAAGTAAAGTGCCTCCGCGTGGGTCATTTGGAGCATCTCCCAACAGACCTCGAGGAGTTGGGACGTTGGCAGGCAAGGGCCCACGCTGCATAGCTGCTCTGGGGTCTTGCATCGGCACTGACAGGGAAACAAATGGGGAGGTACTGCTGTGAAGGACATGTAAGGCAAAAAGAAATGACTCTATATGCCACTGACAGCACAGTTCAGACCCCTTAGAGTGGGTGAAACCTCACCACAACAGACTTCTCTTGCAGCTCAAGAACAGAAGCAGGGTATAGGCAGAATTTGTTCCATGTCAGAGGTATGGATGGAATTATGTAAAGAACAAACTGGGGAGCAACCTGCCAAGGCCTAGCACTGCAacctgaagaaactgaggctcctgGTTTTGCTTATAATCAATCTTAGTTCAAGGACCAGAGTCACAAAAGAGAGGTAGGGCCTTGGCATATGTGAACACTGCCATGGCTCTGCAAGAACCTGCTGTCTCCTTACAGACTGCTATTCCATCCAAGCCTCCTGACACCAGTAGGGAGGGAGTACAGCCTCAGACAGTTGCCCATATCATCCATGTTCTCTGCCCTGTGTGAAGAGGTCAATCTTAGGCTTGTGgccccaaaaggaaaaaaatgaaaaaacaaaaaccccaaaacactacCCTTTTGGGTTCCGAATGTGAGGATGACTGCCAAGCAGCCCTTTACCTCTCAACGTCCCACCCTGAACACCACAAGCAAAAGGAAACCCGCAGATACAATGGGTACCTTGGACTCGCTCAATTGATGCAGGCCCGGTGGGTCCCACGGGCGAGTGCTGTAGGGTTCCTAGGTGAGCAGTAAGttcaaaaggagaaagaacagaCACTTAAAATAGCTTTCACACACACGCAGAGGCACACAGACAGTGGAGATTTACACATATAAGTTAAAGAGCCAAGAGTTCATTAGCTTGCCCTGGGCTACAAAATCTTCCTAAACTATATAAGCTTCTTTGGGATCTGAAACTGTTCTGCTTTGATGAGATTGCTTCCTAAGGTAAAACCTGTGGGCCACTGATTTTATTTGGGCAGGAATAACCAGCCACTTTCAATTTACACCTCTCCTACTGGGATTCCCCTTAAATCTTATGATActatgaaaaagagaaacaaaatataaaaaggatgcTTCTGAAACTCCAGTTAGGCAAAGAAGGTAAACATATTTTCAtaagcaaaaaatgaaagaaattgcaCTGAATCTGGAAGGCAAGATTTATTCTGGAAAAGCCCATTAACAGAAGTGGCACAgtattatttttgtcataattTAAAGCACAAAAATTTCTGCTATCAAATGGGGAAATGCAGTGAATGAACTttagacaaagaaagagaatattacTCCTCAAGAAGTACTCTGCCACTGTAAGTTTTTGATAAACAAACATCATGACATCAGCAAATAAAGACTAATAAGATGACAAGGGTGCCAACACTAAACAAAGGTGGCAGAAGGCAAGAAGAAGTCTCTTCTTAAACATCTCAATGTCTCTTTTCAACATTACAAATGTGTAAAAGAAGCATGGATTGCAGGAAAAGAATGACAAACTGGGTACAAATGAAAGATTCTTGCTTCCTCTGCTGGGTACTAaaggaaaagtataaaagaaaagtcTCATTTTGTCTCTTCATGAAGACATCCTTGATATACCTTCAAAACTCAAGTCATTTCCCTTTGTTAACTTTTGACCAGAAAGGTGAAGATAACTGTATCAAGGAAGATGTCTTGTGGAAGTGTGTATTAAACAAAGTTTGATTTACTGATGGCTGGGGGAGAGGTAGAGGTATGACTGAAACTTCTAGTTCCTTCTCACTACTGCAAAAATACTTTGGGGCATATACACGATCTACTGATAGCAGCTGAGGGGGGTGGGGCACAATAGCATAAAAGCATGGTCTGCTCAGACGAGGTGTCTGGACAAAGAGCTTGTTCCATTGTCAATTGCCTGACAAGATTATTAGCTCTGTCACTTTAGCAACCAATATCAGTATACAAACCATAAACAAGGAGTACAGTGCATAGGCCTGTATCTTAGtactttgcttaaaaaaaaaaagggttttggggaattccctagcagtccagtggttaggactcagcactttcattgccatggcacaggttcaatccctggttggggaactaagatcctgcaagccacatggtgtggccaaaaaaaaatcaattaaaaaaaattttttaatgggtTTTACTTATAGACCATATGCTAATAAGAAGTAACTTAAGCTTCCCGACACTTGTCCAAAGCAGTTCTTTCTCATCACAAGGACACAATGAATAAGAACAGAAGACActggaaggaaacagaagcagtGTGATTGACAGAAAGAGGATAGATTTCAGAGTCAGGGACTTTGgaatcttagctctgccacttattagctggaAAAGAAGACGAATGTACCAAGCCCAGGCCACGTTACTCAGATACCAGTATTTACTTACCATGTCCCCTTGAGGAAGTAACTGAGAACTCTGAGCTTCCAGCTCTTCACCTGAAAACTGAGGTGCTGCCACCTAACTCACAAGGTTGTTTATGAAAATTAAAGTGCATGGCCTATAGGATGCGCTCAGTTTTGTTAGttccttctgttttctcactctctctcttcctgaTGTTGGTTTCAACCGAAtcactgcattttcttttcttcaaactcCAGTAACATAGAGAAATAACGTGGACATTTTGGAGCGGCTGCCACTGTGGTATCCAGTGTTACTGCCACAGTATAACATACACTTACCAAGCAGGCTTCACAGAACTTTGACCCCCTCCCAGTTTTCTCTGGGGTTTAAATTTAGTCTTCCACATACCCAGTCACATATTACATGGTCATAATTAAAATTCCTTACTCAGATCTCCATGTAAGTAGATGCATTAAACTATCAGGGAAAGGCGacataaattaaatagaaacaaaggatcAATTTGCTTCATCATCAATTCTTGTAGAGCTGGGCTCTGAATCACTAGATAGAAGTCGAGACAGTGCTGCTCAACAgaattttctgcaatgatggaagtgttctatatCTGCAATATCCAGTATGGTATTCACTAGCCACATGCGGCTACTGAGCACTCAGAATGTGGCTACTGTGAATGAGGAACTGAGTTTTACATTTTACCtaatttcaatttaattaatttaatatttgaatagCGACATGTGGTTAGTGGCTGCCATATCAGATagtacagatatagaacatttccatgtCTAGTCCACATTAATCggacattaatatttatttaccttGTCCCCGCTCCATGGACACTGGTCCACTTCCTGGCATTCCAACCTGGGCCTGCATTCCTCCTAGAAGATAAAgggcaggaaagaaaaacaaattgggACAGTGGGGAAAAAATTTGGACAGTGGCTGAGTTAACAAATTTCTTCTTTCTGCCCCACAAGCAGAAACCTATACAGGAAGATCATAAGTACCACTAAATGCAGTTATACAGAAGATGGAGTTTGTTACTGTACTTTAGCCATTGGTGACAGAAAAGTGAGTTAAAGAAGAATTCGTAATCTCACTGGTTACCAAAACTttggcagggggcttccctggtggcacagtggttgagtccgcctgccgatgcaggggacgcgagttcgtgccccggtccgggaagatcccacatgccgcggagcggctgggcccgtgagccatggccgctgagcctgcgtgtccagagcctgtgctccgcaatgggagaggccacaacagtgagaggcccgcgtaccacaaaaaaaaaaaaactttggcaGGGAGTTCTGTAATACAGAACAATGGCACTTACCCATGTACCTCCTCCCACAGGAGGCACTACTGTTCCCAGTTTACTTTGTAAATGGGGGGGGGTACACTGTTGCAGTTGTGACAAAGATTTGTGGGGGCACGCCTGGCATTTTATGAGAAGCCAACAGGGATACTAGATGTCCTGCAACGTATGAGACAATTCTGCAAAATCAAGGATTACCCTGTCTTGCAAAACTTTCAAACGTCTTGCTAAACATTCACACAAATGAAAACCTTTTTATAGTCATCTAAACTTAAAACTTGTCTGTTTTATTTGTAAACAAAGCGCTTCTTTGTCCagtttttacacacacacacacacacacacacacacacacattgaattTTCCAAGAATGCAATTACTGAGTAAATTATGGGTATTGTATCTTGTTTTGTTAAGAACTTTACCAagagttttcattttcaccattCAGAAAATCACATCATCAATGTCAACAGTCCTTGTGGTATCTGAATTGCCAAAACAACATACCTGGGTCTGTCTTTTACTTTTATAGTATTGGTGCAAGCATCTGACTGCTATTTATTGTTTTCTAGTGTAGCTGTGCTTGAATACTTGCgtatttataatattcttttactataaattaatttccttttactTCTCCTTTATATTATAGTTAGGGTAACTATACTGATTTTTTGGAAGCCATGTTAAGTATGCTATGTCACCTGTGCATTTCATTTCAGGATAGTAAAGGGTCACTGCAAGATATGTTACAAAAAGGAGCCACTGGGTCTAATAGTGTTGAGAATGACAGGTCTGCTCTAACCAGCAGGGCTATGATTGCTATACAAAGACTAAACATGTACCATAAGTCCTTGTCTGGTCCTTCCCACGTAGCAATAATTCTGTTTTCCTCAAAGGAACAATATATGCTGCGAGTGGGGAGAAAAGACAAGCTGAACTGTTTGCAGTTCATTAATACTCACCTAAAATACCCAAGTACAATACATGTCACATTCTCTTATCCCATTTAACATGCCAGGCACCAAAGAGCCATGAATTAAGAACCTGAGTCTGTGCTAGCCCTACCAATGCTACTAAGTAATTGTCATTTTGAACAACTGATTTGATAAAATTAACATACCCTcaggcttcctcatctgtaaagtgaacgAGTTTATTTAAACAGTGTTTTCTCAGAATGTGGTCCCAGACCAGCAGCGTCAGCATCACCAGAGACTTGTCAGAACTGCAAAGCTTAGAGCTCTACCTCAGACCTGCTGAAATGCAAACGCTGGGTGTGGAGACCAGCAATTTGTGTTTTCATAAGCCCTTCAGGTGATGCTAATGCACACTAACATTTGAGGTCTAAATGATTTCAAAGCTCTCTTCTAGCTATAACATTCTATGATTTATTCAGACCACTcatcaaaacaatacaaaaatttaGGATCTGAGGAAAGCAATGGCAGAAGGCAATATGGGTAATTTATCATACTACACTACCACATAATGGCACTTTTATCTATATGGACTAgcttcccagaagtagaattggtGGGTCAAAGTGTATATGAATTTTTAATGTGAGACTACTTTCTTAAAAGGCTTAAAAAgttcacatttccaccagcaatgtatactACCACTCTCCCCACCAATATTAAGTGTCATCTCTGAAACTTTTGCTAGTAGGACGGGTTTAAGTAAAGTGAAATCTCGTTATTTAATTCGAAATCCCCTGAAtataaatgaatgtttattgcCATTTGGATTTGCTCTTCTATGATGTGCTCTTCTATGAAGTACCTACTCATTTTCTTTGCCTACTTTTCTACTAGTTTGTTCCCTCTTCTCATCAACAGCCAAAGAGCTTCGTACAGGGTATCTCAAAAATTGTAGTGAAGTTTTAAGTTTCAATAACTTCAGAACTATAAATGCTACAAACGCATAAAAAATATCACTTGAAAATTCAATTATTTAAGTTTCTTTTACACTTACTTTCAacttttgtatttattaattcCCTCTTCTTGGTAccttgggttttttaaaaattatttttctaatactttaGAACTAGCAGAGTTCCTTTATTCTTTAATAAGGCACTTAAGGGTATTCATTTTCGTTTAAGTACTGCTTTCACTATTTCCTGCACTTTTTTGTATGAAGTGTACTACTTTTTGTTGTCTTTTagataatttataaatatctttttattttctcttttaattcaaGGATTACCAAGAATATGTTCCTTAACTTTACAAGTAAAGGTTCTTTCCAGTCacctttaaattatttatttctaactttattggCTTATAATCAGAGAATGCAGCCTGTAAAatctctacattttaaaatttgtttttattttatggctaagtacatggtcatttttttaatgggggGAGTATAttttccaatcaaaagatataagGCTCCCTCTCTATATTAAATCAAGCTTATtgattccattattttatttctcaacaTCCTTACTTATTTTTTGTCTACAGATTTTTTTGTCAGTGTGGTCTACAAATGACAATGATACACACTGTATGTTAACAGTTCGTGATTGTTAACTACAGAAATGGAGAGTAGACACTCTTATAGCAACTTGACATTGCTGTGACATCCAAGTGCATGACATGTACTTGTCTCACTGAACAGGGTATAGACCAGTTCGGGTGTTTTTCAACTCATGTAATGAGCTGCATATGTCATGGGTTGCACACTTGTTATGTGTAGTAGGACCACATTACAACTTGTGATATTTTAAGGTAAGCTAGGTACCTATAGcacaaaaaatgtataaaacacagaatctatttctttcaataaaagataatttaagtTTAATGGTAACTCTATAGGATAAGTGAAAATCCCTTCTCCCATTCCCTGTCAACTTAGCTCTTTAGACTGGTTTCTCTATAAACCAGAACAATTTAAGGCCAAATTATTGCCCATTAGTTGTGTTGTAGTCAATCTAACCCAGATTAGATAAATTAACAAGAAGTGAGTTTGTTGTGCAAAAAACTTTAAATACTGATACACATCGTATGTTCATACTGGTGTTTTATATGAGGAATCAACTATTTCACCCATAACTTTTTAAGTTATGATTGTTAAATGACGAAAAGCTACAAGCGCAATATTAATTCCTATATACACAATTTTAGTGAACATATTagtttttagaattcttttttccttttgttgtttggTCTAATTATAGTTCATGAAATCCAATGTTATGTTTGTTACATATAATAACAAATGCAACCAGgcattttgcttctgtttttttcccgcatgtacttttttttttttttttgccgtacgcaggcctctcactgttgtggcctctcccgttgcggagcacaggctctggacgcacaggctcagcagccatggctcacgggcccagccgctccgccggcatgtgggatcttcccagtccggggcacgaacccgtgtcccctgcatcggcaggcggactcttaaccactgcgccaccagggaagcccccgcatgTACTTTTTAACCTAATCTGACAGTCTGGCTTTTGGTGGGAGAATTCAGTCCATTCACATTTAGCAGAATAATGACTATATGAGATTTTATTCCTTCTACCTTAACTCTATGTTTATTATTACTTACTTCacaatgtaattttcttttctctatatttgCTGGCTTGGTGTAGTTTCCattcattctattttttcccctcattaaCTTGGAATTTTACTGTACTTTTCCAATTTactgttctttcctctgctctcATAATCAGACATATAGGATGTGTATAAAAGAAATCAACTACTTCTTCCACCTAGGATATAGACTGCCTAGCTATACATTAATTTAATATCAAGATCTCGTTGCCACATAATAATTTGGCTACACTATGCCATTTGCTATAACAAAACTCTAGCAAAATACCAAAATGGtgaaaattctaaatgaaaacGTACCTCCAGGAGCTAAGGAACCAGGCCCAGGTCCTGTTACAGTGGCTGGTATCTGCCCTGGTGCTGCAACTCCAGCCTGTAGAGAAGCTTGCATCAGAGGAGGTGCGCCATTGACATGCATTCCACTCTGACCAAGAGAAAAACCAGAGTATGTATATGCCCCTGTGAAGACTCAACACACAAAGTCTATGACCTTAAATAACTCTTCAAATTGACACCCCCAAATAGTCTACCAAATACCCTTTTCTGACAGCACGTCTCATGCAGCATTAGATTTATAACACACTTTGAACAGAAGCTGCAATACATGCAATGAGCCTGGTTACACAGAACACAATTACGACAGACCGTACTATAAAAGCAGAGGTTGACAAGTCTTATCTGTGTGGTGAGGCCATATATAGCACCTATTTGTTGACTTAGAGACGAGGGCCTGgcagtaaaagtttaaaaaaaaagtgccttgAATGCAAGAAGAAatgaggacttaaaaaaaaaaacaaaacagaactgcTGGTAGTCtacatttttaagatgaaaaattttcTTTGACCAATCTTTTCTCATTGCTGTCCTCAGAAATAGTTCTACTTGGGAGGGGGATGTAAAATTTTTCTAATGCTACATTAAAGCTCCGGAGGAAAAGGgaatgttatgttttcatttgtgtaTTCCCAAAAGAACTGAGCAGCCCCttggaatagaaaaataaaaactaagatatatataaatatttaaaaaattacatatattctCAGAGAACACAAACAAAACTCTAGAATAGAAAAGAGGAAACTGTAGAGTGAGGTGGTTTAGAGAAAACAGGTTATGATGTCAGACAGAACCAGATTCAGATCCTGGATTTGCCACTTAGATTGTTATTTTTGGAGcagttaacctctctggaccttaatttatttcctttctatttctgaaaaagtatttattgaatcaGAGCAGGGGATAGTAAACTAtgacccatgggccaaatctggctcaCTGCTTGGTTTCATAAATAGTTTCATTGGAATGCAATCATGCACATTTGTTTATGTACTGTCTGTGGTTCATTTCACACtccaatggcagagctgagtagttaaGACAAATTCCACGACCTGCAAagccaaaaaatatttactatttggccatTTAGAAGATGTTTGCTGACCCTCACCATAACTTTTGTATGAGCCATCCAAATTGTTTACCTCTGCCCATCTAACAGGTGAAAAATGATAGCTTATTGTACTTCATTCACATTTATCTTATTTTGAGGCTGAATACTTTtcatacatttaatatatatttgtatttccatTCTTATGAACTGTTCATGTCCATTGCATAGTTTTCTACTGGGTTATTGGTAATTTTCTTACTAATTTATAGGAGgtgttttttaatatgaaaaatttcaGACATATAAGTTGTATAGAGAATAAAATAACCACATAGCTTAAGAAACAAATCACATACATAATTGAAATCTCCTGTATGGTCTTCCCCATTGCATCCTGTATCCCCTTCTTAGACAACCACTTAAGAATTCTTAtagatgttttgaaattttatgtaaaCCATTACATACTAAACACATTCTTTGCAACTCACTCAACATGTTCTTGGGATATGTACAGACACATACATCCTGTATTTTGGAAATACTTCCACATTCACTTATTTTCACTTCTGTATGGCATTATGTTTTTGAGTTACCTGTGTTGATACCATGTATCCTAGTTCATCCTAACTGCTATATGAAACTACATTTTTGAAAGTCATTCACGGTGACACATGTAGTTTATTTAACTGTTGTAGAGTATTTCATTggataaatataccacattttctccattcttccactgctgtacatttaggatgtttccaatttttcactattaaaatgtGGCAATAAACATTCTTGAATATGACTAATGGCCCTTAGGTAATCAGCCTGCTGTCCATCACGTGTGTGGCAAATACTTTTTCCcaatttgtcatttgtctttggtgtttatttctttttctctgttcagaagtttttcagttttcaaatataCCAATTTTTCATGGCTTCAGGGTTTTGTGTCACACTTGGAAAATAAGCTTTACTTTTTTCATCAGTGAGAATGGAGATAAGAAGAGTGCCGACCTCATACAACCGCTCTAagtattaaatgagacaatgtataTGGAATAACAAAGTGCCAACCACAGTgccacacatgcacatatacacaaaatCAGCTTATAAAAAAAGGGCATAAAGGAAGGATCTCTGTTTTACAAACTTGGCACTAAATCTGTATTCATTCAGATGTCATGTACTCTGCAACCCTGTTAACTGCTTTTATGCCTGGAAACTGAAATTATCATCTCTGGCTGCTCACCATTCTTCTTCCAATATATCCtcctaaaatgaaaatgacattttcaagGCAGTTCAAAAATGTTAAGGGATAAAGTCCTACCAAAGACTGGGCCTGAGGGGCCTGAGGATTCTGCTGGTTCATCGACACATTGGATCCTGAGCCAGGTCCGGCGCTGTGGACTGTCTGAGGGTTGCCTGCAATCAGTGTTGGGATATTTGTCTGGCGATgcagaattttctaaaaaaatgaaaagacatatcTATGAGCTGTCTGTTTCTACCCCACTCAAGGTTTACCCTAGCATTTCcataaaagaagcagaagcaCTCACCAAGGCAATTTCTGGATCCACAATTCTCATCACTACCTGGGCTTGTAGCAAAGCATAAGCCAGTTGAGGGTTCTGAAGCAACATGTTCCGTGCTTCCTGAGGACTATTCTGGACACAGAGCTGTGAAGATAAACAGATTCATCATCAGGTTCAAAACTTATTACTCAGAAATTGACAGTGATTTAGAGCTATTCCCATCTGAGAAATGTAATATTCAAGAGGCTTTTAAAGCTATTATCAGTTTTTACATAGCACACAAAATCTTGGTCATGGCaggcaagagaaggaagaggcatTTCAAATACCATAATACCACCATTTAGGAAAAAAGCCACATTTTAACATCTACATTTGATATCTATGGGCCACAAAAACCCTGCCAGATTGTGTAGGTGTGTTTGTGTACAAAAAATGGAAAGCTCTTTGTATGAAATATACAACACACTGTGCACATATGGAATActgaaggtgcaagaaatgttgGTCAACAGGCACACTTTCTATTTGAGCTCAGGAAATCATTTCCATTAACTCAATGTTAATTTCCATTAACATCAATGACTTCTTGAAGAGTTGATATGCTATGATTTTCCATAACCTAATGCCTCCTCTTACCTTCATTTGTTTCATCAGCTCAAACATCTGCTCTGGTGGAAGACTGGCAACTGCTTTGCTAATGGACTCAGGGGCATCCTCAGGACTGATGGTCTCTCCATAAGGTGACTCAATGACAGGGGCACCAGTGCCAAGGCCTGATTGGGAAGAAAGTACAAAAACATTAAGGAGGCAAATTAAAGAGCTAAATCATTTCAAGTATCTACTTTCCAGGGTTGCTGTAAGGACCTGTTGATAACTTTAAATTTTCTGGAGCTTAGAAATAAGTGacttgcaggacttccctggtggcgcagtggttaagaatccgcctgccaatgcaggagacacgggttcaatccctggtcagggaagatcccacatgccacagagcagctaagcccgtgtgccacaactactgagcccacgtgccacaactactgaagcccatgtgcccctgaagtctgtgctccacaacaagccaccacaatgagaagcctgtgcactggaacaaagagtagcccccgctcaatgcaactggagaaagcccatgcgcagcaacgaagacccaacgtgactaaaaataaataaatattttttttaaaaaaaagaaaagagggcttccctggtggtgcagtggttgggagtccgcctgccgatgcaggggatgcgggttcgtgccacagtctgggaagatcccacatgccgcggagcggctgggcccgtgagccatggccactgggagaggccacagcagtgagaggcccgcgtgccgcaaaaaaaaaaaaaaaaaaaaaagaaaagaaataagtgacttgcaagtcttttatttctgtgtagGAAAGTGACAAAGTGCATTTTCTACTCTCAAAGGAAAGCTGAGACCAGGATTGTATAGATGAACAATGTTAACATAAATTAGGGACTAGGGATATCCATTTCCTTTCACAAGTCATTTCAGGAGCAAAagtttcaaatagaaaaaaaatctaatttcaaaatggaatttctggatctAGTACCTCATGAAAAAAGCCATGAGAATGCCTCGGTATCCCCATCAGTTACACATCTGGCAACATAACAGGAGTGGCAAACACTAATGACAGACATAGTTAACATAACTAATGGCGTGGTAAACCTGTAATTCATCTTCAACTGGAAATCAACTCCTTGGCAATGGAAGGACTTAAGTCAACTTTACCTTATTTCTCAAAGATACACACTTCCCTAATACAGGTACCTCAGGTGGGTCAGGTAAagaagctgtgtggctgacaacCATTTCAGCAGATGCTAAAACATATCATTAAGTGGAAAATCTTCATTGTTACATCTTTACTAACTCATGTTGCACACAGCTTGGGTTTATACTCACTCTTCagctcttctttgttcttttcgcTGGCAGCATTGTCCACTCGAAGTGCTCTCCCACTGAATTCGCGCCCATTTAGGTTTCGCATGGCACTAAGTGCTGTCTCCTGGTCTTGGTATTCACAGAAGCCATAACCTTTTGGCTTTCCTGTCTCCCTA contains these protein-coding regions:
- the CSTF2 gene encoding cleavage stimulation factor subunit 2 isoform X6; its protein translation is MAGLTVRDPAVDRSLRSVFVGNIPYEATEEQLKDIFSEVGPVVSFRLVYDRETGKPKGYGFCEYQDQETALSAMRNLNGREFSGRALRVDNAASEKNKEELKSLGTGAPVIESPYGETISPEDAPESISKAVASLPPEQMFELMKQMKLCVQNSPQEARNMLLQNPQLAYALLQAQVVMRIVDPEIALKILHRQTNIPTLIAGNPQTVHSAGPGSGSNVSMNQQNPQAPQAQSLSGMHVNGAPPLMQASLQAGVAAPGQIPATVTGPGPGSLAPGGGMQAQVGMPGSGPVSMERGQVPMQDPRAAMQRGPLPANVPTPRGLLGDAPNDPRGGTLLSVTGEVEPRGYLGPPHQGPPMHHVPGHDSRGPPPHEMRGGPLAEPRPLMAEPRGPMLDQRGPPLDGRGGRDPRGIDARGMEARAMEARGLDARGLEARAMEARAMEARAMEARAMEARAMEVRGMEARSMDTRGPVPGPRGPIPSGIQGPSPINMGTVGPQGSRQVPVMQGAGMQGASIQGGGQPGGFSPGQNQVTPQDHEKAALIMQVLQLTADQIAMLPPEQRQSILILKEQIQKSTGAP
- the CSTF2 gene encoding cleavage stimulation factor subunit 2 isoform X4, which encodes MAGLTVRDPAVDRSLRSVFVGNIPYEATEEQLKDIFSEVGPVVSFRLVYDRETGKPKGYGFCEYQDQETALSAMRNLNGREFSGRALRVDNAASEKNKEELKSLGTGAPVIESPYGETISPEDAPESISKAVASLPPEQMFELMKQMKLCVQNSPQEARNMLLQNPQLAYALLQAQVVMRIVDPEIALKILHRQTNIPTLIAGNPQTVHSAGPGSGSNVSMNQQNPQAPQAQSLSGMHVNGAPPLMQASLQAGVAAPGQIPATVTGPGPGSLAPGGGMQAQVGMPGSGPVSMERGQGTLQHSPVGPTGPASIERVQVPMQDPRAAMQRGPLPANVPTPRGLLGDAPNDPRGGTLLSVTGEVEPRGYLGPPHQGPPMHHVPGHDSRGPPPHEMRGGPLAEPRPLMAEPRGPMLDQRGPPLDGRGGRDPRGIDARGMEARAMEARGLDARGLEARAMEARAMEARAMEARAMEARAMEVRGMEARSMDTRGPVPGPRGPIPSGIQGPSPINMGTVGPQGSRQVPVMQGAGMQGASIQGGGQPGGFSPGQNQVTPQDHEKAALIMQVLQLTADQIAMLPPEQRQSILILKEQIQKSTGAP
- the CSTF2 gene encoding cleavage stimulation factor subunit 2 isoform X3; the encoded protein is MAGLTVRDPAVDRSLRSVFVGNIPYEATEEQLKDIFSEVGPVVSFRLVYDRETGKPKGYGFCEYQDQETALSAMRNLNGREFSGRALRVDNAASEKNKEELKSLGTGAPVIESPYGETISPEDAPESISKAVASLPPEQMFELMKQMKLCVQNSPQEARNMLLQNPQLAYALLQAQVVMRIVDPEIALKILHRQTNIPTLIAGNPQTVHSAGPGSGSNVSMNQQNPQAPQAQSLSGMHVNGAPPLMQASLQAGVAAPGQIPATVTGPGPGSLAPGAYIVPLRKTELLLRGKDQTRTYGGMQAQVGMPGSGPVSMERGQVPMQDPRAAMQRGPLPANVPTPRGLLGDAPNDPRGGTLLSVTGEVEPRGYLGPPHQGPPMHHVPGHDSRGPPPHEMRGGPLAEPRPLMAEPRGPMLDQRGPPLDGRGGRDPRGIDARGMEARAMEARGLDARGLEARAMEARAMEARAMEARAMEARAMEVRGMEARSMDTRGPVPGPRGPIPSGIQGPSPINMGTVGPQGSRQVPVMQGAGMQGASIQGGGQPGGFSPGQNQVTPQDHEKAALIMQVLQLTADQIAMLPPEQRQSILILKEQIQKSTGAP